From a single Anomaloglossus baeobatrachus isolate aAnoBae1 chromosome 4, aAnoBae1.hap1, whole genome shotgun sequence genomic region:
- the ERGIC2 gene encoding endoplasmic reticulum-Golgi intermediate compartment protein 2 codes for MRRLNRKRTLTLVKELDAFPKVPDSYVETSASRGTVSLLAFSVMAVLTVLEFLVYRDTWMRYDYEVDKDFTSKLRLNIDITVAMRCQYVGADVLDLAETMVTSAEGLVYEPVVFELSPVQRQWQRMLQQIQNRLQEEASLQDLLFKSAMRSSVTALPPREDSPSEPPSACRIHGHLDINKVAGNFHITVGKAIPHPRGHAHLAALVSHDSYNFSHRIDHLSFGEVLPGIINPLDGTEKIADESNQMYQYFITIVPTKLNTHKVHGDTHQFSVTERERVINHATGSHGVSGIFMKYDISSLMVTVTEDHMPLWKFLIRLCGIIGGIFTTTGMIHGLAEFFVDVVCCRFKLGVYRPHEENHVQNLLSSNHSAETPAPDPL; via the exons ATGAGGCGACTGAACCGCAAGAGGACGCTGACCCTGGTGAAGGAGCTCGATGCTTTCCCGAAAGTGCCCGACAGCTACGTAGAAACGTCAGCAAGTAGGGGGACGG TGTCTCTCCTGGCGTTCTCCGTCATGGCCGTCCTCACAGTCCTGGAGTTCCTTGTGTATCGCGACACGTGGATGAGATACGACTACGAGGTGGACAAAGACTTCACCAG TAAGTTGCGGCTGAACATCGACATCACGGTGGCCATGAGGTGTCAGT ATGTCGGCGCCGATGTCCTGGATCTGGCGGAGACCATGGTGACGTCCGCGGAAGGACTGGTTTACGAGCCG GTGGTATTCGAGTTGTCTCCTGTGCAGCGGCAGTGGCAGAG GATGCTGCAGCAGATTCAGAACAGACTCCAGGAGGAGGCGTCGCTGCAGGACCTCCTTTTCAAGAGCGCCATGAGGAGCTCGGTCACCGCCCTGCCCCCCAG GGAAGATTCCCCGTCTGAGCCGCCCAGCGCCTGCCGGATCCACGGGCACCTCGATATCAATAAAGTGGCCGGAAACTTCCACATCACTGTGGGCAA AGCTATCCCACACCCCAGGGGTCACGCACATTTGGCCGCCCTCGTGAGCCACGACA GTTATAATTTCTCTCATCGCATCGATCACTTGTCCTTTGGGGAAGTTCTGCCAGGAATCATCAACCCCTTGGATGGAACGGAAAAAATAGCAGACGAAA GTAACCAGATGTACCAGTATTTCATCACTATCGTCCCGACCAAACTGAACACGCACAAGGTCCACGGGGACACGCACCAGTTCTCGGTGACAGAGCGG GAGCGCGTGATAAACCACGCCACCGGCAGCCACGGAGTGTCGGGGATATTTATGAAGTATGACATCAGCTCGTTAATGGTGACCGTGACGGAGGACCACATGCCCCTGTGGAAGTTTCTCATCCGTCTCTGCGGTATTATTGGGGGTATATTCACCACCACTG GGATGATCCACGGACTGGCCGAGTTTTTTGTGGATGTAGTTTGCTGCCGTTTCAAGCTTGGAGTTTACAGACCTCATGAG gagAATCACGTCCAGAACCTCCTCTCCTCCAATCACAGTGCAGAGACCCCCGCTCCGGACCCTCTATGA